Proteins encoded within one genomic window of Papio anubis isolate 15944 chromosome X, Panubis1.0, whole genome shotgun sequence:
- the LPAR4 gene encoding lysophosphatidic acid receptor 4, with translation MGDRRFIDFQFQDSNSSLRPRLGNATANNTCIVDDSFKYNLNGAVYSVVFILGLITNSVSLFVFCFRMKMRSETAIFITNLALSDLLFVCTLPFKIFYNFNRHWPFGDTLCKISGTAFLTNIYGSMLFLTCISVDRFLAIVYPFRSRTIRTRRNSAIVCAGVWILVLSGGISASLFSTTNVNNATTTCFEGFSKRVWKTYLSKITIFIEVVGFIIPLILNVSCSSVVLRTLRKPATLSQIGTNKKKVLKMITVHMAVFVVCFVPYNSVLFLYALVRSQAITNCFLERFAKIMYPITLCLATLNCCFDPFIYYFTLESFQKSFYVNTHVRMESLFKTETPLTTKPSLPAIQEEVSDQTTNNGGELMLESTF, from the coding sequence ATGGGTGACAGAAGATTCATTGACTTCCAATTCCAAGATTCAAATTCAAGCCTCAGACCCAGGTTGGGCAATGCTACTGCCAATAATACTTGCATTGTTGATGATTCCTTCAAGTATAATCTGAATGGTGCTGTCTACAGTGTTGTATTCATCTTGGGTCTGATAACCAACAGtgtctctctgtttgtcttcTGTTTCCGCATGAAAATGAGAAGTGAGACTGCTATTTTTATCACCAATCTAGCCCTCTCTGATTTGCTTTTTGTCTGTAccctaccttttaaaatattttacaacttcAACCGCCACTGGCCTTTTGGTGACACCCTCTGCAAGATCTCTGGAACTGCATTCCTTACCAACATCTATGGCAGCATGCTCTTTCTCACCTGTATTAGTGTGGATCGTTTCCTGGCCATTGTCTATCCCTTCCGATCTCGTACTATTAGGACTAGGAGGAATTCTGCCATTGTGTGTGCTGGTGTCTGGATCCTAGTCCTCAGTGGCGGTATTTCAGCCTCTTTGTTTTCCACCACTAATGTCAACAATGCAACCACCACCTGCTTTGAAGGCTTCTCCAAACGTGTCTGGAAGACTTATTTATCGAAGATCACAATATTTATTGAAGTTGTTGGGTTTATCATTCCTCTGATATTGAATGTCTCTTGCTCTTCTGTGGTGCTGAGAACTCTTCGTAAGCCTGCTACTCTATCTCAAATTGGTACCAATAagaaaaaagttctgaaaatgatCACAGTACATATGGCAGTATTCGTGGTATGCTTTGTACCCTACAACTCTGTCCTCTTCCTGTATGCGCTGGTGCGCTCCCAAGCTATTACTAATTGCTTTTTGGAAAGATTTGCAAAGATCATGTACCCAATCACCTTGTGTCTTGCAACTCTGAACTGTTGTTTTGACCCTTTCATCTATTACTTCACGCTTGAGTCCTTTCAGAAGTCCTTCTACGTCAATACCCACGTCAGAATGGAGTCCCTGTTTAAGACTGAAACACCTTTGACCACAAAGCCTTCCCTTCCAGCTATTCAAGAGGAAGTAAGTGATCAAACAACAAATAATGGTGGTGAATTAATGCTAGAATCCACCTTTTAG